The following proteins are encoded in a genomic region of Candida albicans SC5314 chromosome 4, complete sequence:
- a CDS encoding putative hydrolase (Ortholog(s) have lysophospholipase activity, role in lipid homeostasis and lipid particle localization), translated as MSDINKSLSSNSKSKSTHLFVLIHGLWGTSSHMATIEKFIKENLPSSTDDKIATIKPACFRFWKTYDGLELNAKKIIADIFYEIESLKQNNDLEVTKISIIGYSLGGLISRYVIGLLNELDFFEKIEPIFFSTFATPHVGIQFFNDNIFDAVANRLGPYLFGKSGGQLFIADHDKILVKMADPQEKYMRGLKKFQKHILLANIKNDRTVAFFTSFITDVSPFEELDNIKIVYLDNLPQAKIANKLVRPKFVDLTKSHRLSLKDKKIFLGNQQEETPFIRKNRWAKILVIALLACLVVPFWVPFVLISSTTVSIYSFIKIKFVKGPLSPQHWSRVKKFVYGNAPIDPDDAKVGNVQRLKRRTLDRHESFKGDTSYLTEDTMDRVLYAEERYLNKSRKAGSIKNEDDEDALVAENTDYNTDSDGVDESSEADTLKSNFKSIEMDIEQNDKVISESIETLKSYESFPLFQDHKYKLPLNEDKSFIVKNLNTLDWIKIPVFLDVWNAHDGIVSRRGAKTNPKGASTIGLWVSILRNHLQENGRADASVNGNQESTIAHTS; from the coding sequence ATGAGTGACATCAACAAGAGCCTATCATCAAACtctaaatcaaaatcaactcATTTGTTTGTGTTAATCCATGGTCTCTGGGGTACGTCGTCTCATATGGCGACAATAGAAAAATtcataaaagaaaatttacCCAGTTCAACTGACGATAAAATTGCAACCATTAAACCTGCGTGTTTTAGATTTTGGAAAACTTATGATGGACTAGAATTAAATGCAAAAAAGATTATAGCTGATATTTTCTATGAAATCGAAtcattgaaacaaaataacGATCTTGAAGTTACGAAAATAAGTATCATCGGCTATTCACTTGGTGGATTAATTTCTAGATATGTGATTGGTTTACTAAATGAATTAGATTTCTTTGAAAAGATTGAACCAATATTTTTCAGTACATTTGCCACACCACACGTGGgaatccaattttttaatgACAATATCTTTGATGCAGTTGCCAATAGACTAGGACCATATTTATTCGGGAAGTCAGGGGGACAATTGTTTATCGCAGACCACGACAAGATATTAGTTAAAATGGCAGATCCACAAGAAAAGTATATGCGAGgattaaagaaatttcaaaagCACATTCTTTTAgcaaatatcaaaaatgaTAGAACCGTGGCGTTTTTCACTTCCTTCATAACAGATGTGTCCCCATTTGAGGAATTGGATAACataaaaattgtttactTGGATAATCTACCCCAAGCGAAGATTGCTAATAAACTAGTTCGTCCCAAGTTTGTCGATTTAACCAAATCTCATCGTTTATCTTTAAAggataaaaaaatatttcttggGAATCAACAGGAGGAGACACCATTTATTAGAAAGAATCGATGGGCCAAGATTTTAGTTATTGCTTTATTGGCTTGTTTGGTTGTTCCCTTTTGGGTGCCATTTGTTCTTATTAGTTCCACCACTGTCTCGATCTAtagttttattaaaatcaagTTTGTCAAAGGACCTTTAAGTCCTCAACACTGGCTGAGAGTGAAAAAGTTTGTTTACGGCAACGCACCTATAGATCCTGATGATGCTAAAGTGGGCAATGTTCAGCGTTTGAAACGTCGCACATTGGACAGACACGAGTCATTTAAAGGAGATACTTCTTATTTGACAGAGGATACCATGGACCGTGTCTTATATGCCGAAGAAAGGTATTTGAATAAAAGTAGAAAAGCCGGGTCTATTAAAAATGaggatgatgaagatgctTTGGTAGCTGAAAATACTGATTATAACACTGATTCTGATGGTGTCGATGAGAGTTCGGAGGCTGATACGttaaaatcaaactttaaatcaattgaaatggatattgaacaaaatgATAAAGTCATTTCGGAAAGCATAGAAACGTTAAAAAGCTACGAGTCTTTCCCATTATTCCAAGATCACAAGTACAAATTACCTTTAAATGAAGATAAACTGTTCATTGTAAAGAACTTGAATACATTGGATTGGATTAAAATACCTGTATTTTTGGATGTTTGGAATGCTCACGACGGAATTGTAAGTAGAAGAGGAGCAAAGACCAACCCTAAGGGGGCATCAACAATTGGATTGTGGGTGTCGATTCTTCGAAATCATTTGCAAGAGAATGGTCGTGCCGATGCCTCGGTCAACGGGAATCAAGAATCAACCATTGCTCATACTTCCTAG
- a CDS encoding uncharacterized protein (Ortholog(s) have mitochondrion localization) — protein sequence MFRILKPSIRTLPFVSKSTIRNVYTKTNTFPKFPTSHRAVFGISIGALASITVYNQHIDNDVHALDTSVHTLTPSKTSETFEMGLYESSQKEEYNQYYGYRETKKKHPSWIIRTFYYLRFAIEDYLVDPMFTFVRFIELSCIFVPVLLISPICWFGRRHRSESGNLVRTGATLWYRYLRWSAEVAGASFIKLGQWAASRTDIFPEEMCNELGSLHSNAKAHSLELTKKIISKSFGNLPFDEIFDEFKEKPLGVGAIAQVYLGKLSPKVLERAKKDEDKLVKQLKLQAEDKQEQFFENIVVTEHLDSNEFVAIKVLHPNVELKINRDLKIMKFFANVINIIPTMEWLSLPDEVEQFSILMRLQLDLRIEALNLAKFRENFKSRLDIHFPKPYLNFTTRDVLVEEYIHAIPLSKLLSLSENYGKNLSKEVSDKGLDAFLKMLILDNFVHADLHPGNMMVRFYKNELYRHKKEYKIVKTSNETETNKITNELLKLGDNTNAWCEKLSELYEQGYHAEICFLDVGLVTELNKEDRINFIDLFRALSEFDGYRAGELMAERSRTPETVLNKEIFALKVEKLVDRMKQRTFTLGNISIGDLLDQVLGMVRNHHVRMEGDFVTVVVAILLLEGIGRQLDPNLDLFASSLPVLRRLGVSKEGREILKNENSLSMMKVWLALEVRQFINASIQDIHTLVKADMFSPNV from the exons ATGTTTCGAATACTAAAGCCATCAATACGAACACTTCCATTTGTTTCCAAATCGACAATCAGAAATGTATACACCAAAACAAATACGTTTCCAAAATTTCCCACTTCTCATAGAGCAGTCTTTGGAATATCTATTGGAGCCTTAGCCTCAATTACGGTATACAATCAACACATTGATAATGACGTGCATGCATTAGATACATCCGTTCATACGTTAACACCATCAAAGACTTCAGAAACATTTGAAATGGGGTTATATGAATCATCACAAAAGGAAGAATACAATCAATATTATGGGTATCGAgagacaaagaaaaaacatCCAAGTTGGATTATTCGaacattttattatttgagaTTTGCAATTGAAGATTATTTAGTTGATCCCATGTTTACATTTGTAAGGTTTATTGAATTAAGTTGTATTTTCGTTCCCGTATTGTTGATTTCACCAATTTGTTGGTTTGGAAGAAGGCATAGATCCGAGAGCGGGAATTTGGTCAGAACTGGGGCTACATTATGGTATAGGTACTTGCGTTGGAGTGCTGAAGTTGCAGGTGCTTCTTTCATTAAATTGGGACAATGGGCAGCATCACGTACTGATATATTCCCAGAAGAAATGTGTAATGAATTGGGCAGTTTGCATTCTAATGCAAAGGCTCATTCATTGGAGTTGacgaaaaaaattatttccAAGAGTTTTGGCAATTTACCATTTGATGAGATCtttgatgaatttaaaGAAAAGCCATTAGGAGTTGGGGCTATAGCACAAGTTTATCTTGGTAAGCTTTCACCCAAAGTATTAGAAAGAGCtaaaaaagatgaagataaacttgttaaacaattgaaattacaaGCTGAAGACAAACAGgaacaattttttgaaaacattgTTGTTACAGAACACTTGGATTCAAATGAATTTGTTGCCATTAAAGTGTTGCATCCTAATGTTGAACTCAAAATCAACCGTGATTTAAAGATTATGAAGTTTTTTGCTAATGTAATAAACATTATCCCAACAATGGAATGGTTGTCTTTGCCCGATGAAGTCGAGCAGTTTTCTATATTGATGAGACTACAACTAGACCTTAGAATCGAGGCACTCAATTTGGCCAAATTTAGAGAGAATTTTAAAAGTAGATTGGACATTCATTTCCCCAAACCATATTTGAACTTTACCACCAGGGATGTTCTTGTGGAAGAATATATTCATGCTATCCCATTGAGCAAGCTTTTATCATTGTCAGAGAATTATGGTAAGAATTTATCTAAAGAAGTTAGTGATAAAGGTTTAGATGCGTTTCTTaaaatgttgattttggaCAATTTTGTTCACGCTGATCTTCATCCAGGTAATATGATGGTTCGCTTTTacaaaaatgaattataCAGACATAAAAAGGAGTACAAGATAGTGAAAACTTCTAATGAGACGGAGACaaacaaaataacaaacgaattattgaaattgggCGACAACACCAATGCATGGTGTGAAAAATTGTCTGAACTATACGAACAAGGATATCACGCTGAAATATGTTTCTTAGATGTAGGGCTAGTAACTGAATTAAACAAAGAAGATCGAATTAactttattgatttattcagAGCATTGTCAGAATTTGATGGATACAGAGCTGGTGAATTAATGGCAGAAAGATCAAGAACCCCAGAAACAGTATTGAATAAGGAGATCTTTGCATTGAAAGTGGAAAAATTAGTTGACAGAATGAAACAAAGAACATTCACATTAGGAAATATAAGTATTGGTGATTTACTTGATCAAGTTTTAGGAATGGTTAGAAACCATCATGTGAGAATGGAAGGTGATTTTGTTACAGTTGTGGTGGCGATTTTGTTATTAGAGGGAATTGGAAGACAATTGGATCCtaatttggatttatttGCAAG TTCATTACCCGTATTGAGAAGATTAGGAGTTCTGAAAGAAGGTAGAGAGATATTGAAGAATGAAAACTCTTTGAGTATGATGAAAGTTTGGCTAGCATTAGAAGTGAGACAATTCATCAATGCTTCAATTCAAGAT ATTCACACATTGGTCAAGGCCGATATGTTCAGCCCTAATGTATAA